CAGGTTGGTGACGATGAAGCCGACTTTGGGGAACAGCTCGCCCGGATGCCATTCGATCTTGGCGATGACGCGGCGCGGCTTGTCCCAGGACGCCGCCTGATACTCGAAGTCCTCGAAGAACCGTTTGACCTTGGTCAGCGAAGGCCGTCCCACGGGCCGTGTCAGCCGATGCGCGATCTTCTCGCGCAAGACGGCGTTGGCGGGCAGACGGATGGCGTAGAAGAACCTGGCTTCTTCCAGCCGCATATAGATCGCGGGGATCGCGTAGGCAGCGTCGGCCCGGAAGAAGCGTCCACCAAGGTCGCGGCCAGCATATCGGGCAATGACGGGATCAAGGACATCCCGCCAGCCATCGGCGCTGTGGACATTGCCGTTACGCGGGGCGCAGCGCTCCAGCATGCCAAACTGGTTGAACAAGAAGATGGGGTGATAGCAGGTGCAGTCGAAATGCCCGTTCCAGGCAGCACCTTCCTGATCGCCGTGGGTGGGGCTGACCGAGCTGTCCATGTCCAGCACGATGTATTTCAACCCGTTGCGGTCATGAAACCGGTCGATCCATTGGCCGTTCAGATCGGCCAGCGCCGCCCGGTTCGCGGCCAGAGCCAGCGTCTCGGTCTCGAACCGTCCCATCTGCGATGCCGAAGCAGCTTGCGCCTCGACGGCCCTGCCGCCAACGACCTGACGCATCACGGGATCGAGGGCCAAGCGGTCGGCATCGTTCACATCCTCGTATCCGGCCAGTCGTCCGAACACCGATTGCCGGAACAATCCGTCAAGCCGATGGAGCGTGTTCTTCCCGGTGCGGCTGTCTCGCAGCGCCTCCGACGCCAGATTGGACAGGCCGAGCACGTCATCAAGCTCGCGCATCACCAGCAGGCCACCGTCTGAACTGATCTGCGCACCACGGAACTCCAGACGCACACGGCGGTCGAAATCAACCCGATCTCCCCGCGCCAAGCCCGCACCCTCCAGGTGATCCATGAAACGCGCCCCTCGCAGCCGTCAACGCCATGATCTATATGCGAAATATCACGATTACGACAGCGAAATCAGCGACTTACTTGGAGAATGTGGGTTTAATGGCTTCAAGGGGGCTCTTGGTCGTGCCTCGATACTGGGGCGGAACTGGACGGTCTGAGCCTGCCCGTTCTTACGCATCCGGGTCAACGTCGTGGAGGATGACTGATTTCGTCATTGCTTATCCCCGCCTGGATAACGAGAATAAGGTATGAACATGCGGTCATCTCCCCATGAGCTCGTCGGCATCGGTCTCTATTCTGTCGGTGATGTGGCTCGGCTCCTCAAAACCCCCGCCCGGACGATCCGGCGCTGGATGGGGGGCTATGACTATGTTCATGAGGGGGAGCGCCGCGAGGTGCCGCCGCTGTGGCAACCAGATATCGGCCAGATCGATGATCAGCTTGAACTGAGCTTTCGAGACCTGATCGAACTACGTTTTGTTCGGGCGTTCGTTGGCATGAGGATGGACCTGCGCGCGGTCCGGAACTGCATGGAGCTGGCGCGTGAATGCGTCCAGTCAGACCGGCCCTTTTCCTCAGGTCGGTTTCGCACGGATGGCAAAACCATCTTCCTGGAGAGCCTTGATCGGTTGGATGAGTCGGCGCTGATCGACCTGCGTAAGAAGCAATACGTCTTCAAGACCGTGGTTGAGCAGACCTTTCGCGACCTGGATGTCGATCAGGATATCGTGCGCCGCTGGAGGCCTTACCGGGGCAAAGACAGTATCGTCGTCGACCCTGAGCGATCCTTCGGTCAGCCCGTGGCGACGCGTTTTGGGGTTCCTTCCGTTGTGCTTGCGCAAGCGGTCGAGGCGGAGGGATCCGTAGCCAGGGTGGCAGCCCTCTATGAGGTGGCGTCCTCCGTGGTGAAAGATGCGGTTCGGTTCCACGAGGAGTTGGCCGCAGCTTGAAGGTGATCGTTGACGAAAACCTTCCTTCCGCAATGGCCAAATCTTTGGCCGCTCTTTTTGTCGCTGAGCGTCAGATCATTCATCTTCGGGAAAGGTTTGGTCCCGGCGTCACGGATGTCGAGTGGATGACCGCTTTGAACCATGAGGGCGGCTGGGTCGTCATTTCGGGCGATAAGCGTATTTCCCGGAACGAGGCAGAACAGGCCGTGTTTCGATCATGACGCTTGATCGCGTTTATTTTCGCCTCCGGACTGCAGAAGGCGCCGCTGCTGAGGAAGATGGAGCGGCTTATGGTCATGTGGCCGAAGATGGAACAGCAGGTCGGGCTTGTAACCGGTGGGGCCATGTTCGAGATTCAGGTTAAGGGCGATCGATTGAAATCAATTTGACGACATTGAGTTTTGCACGGCGAGCGGTTGAATGGGCGACCCTGTCTCCCAATAGATGGTATCTCTGACTTTAGCGACCTGCGGCGCTTCCTCGCCCCCCCTTGGCC
This portion of the Paracoccus sp. N5 genome encodes:
- a CDS encoding IS1380-like element ISPme1 family transposase; its protein translation is MDHLEGAGLARGDRVDFDRRVRLEFRGAQISSDGGLLVMRELDDVLGLSNLASEALRDSRTGKNTLHRLDGLFRQSVFGRLAGYEDVNDADRLALDPVMRQVVGGRAVEAQAASASQMGRFETETLALAANRAALADLNGQWIDRFHDRNGLKYIVLDMDSSVSPTHGDQEGAAWNGHFDCTCYHPIFLFNQFGMLERCAPRNGNVHSADGWRDVLDPVIARYAGRDLGGRFFRADAAYAIPAIYMRLEEARFFYAIRLPANAVLREKIAHRLTRPVGRPSLTKVKRFFEDFEYQAASWDKPRRVIAKIEWHPGELFPKVGFIVTNLPMEPDWVVRFYNQRGTAEQHIKEGKYAFRWTRLSCRKFRHNEVRLQLHALAYNLATFLRCIELPEAMADWSLTSLQLKLIKIGARVVRHARAITFQLAEVAVTGPMVRAVLAAIRRLRTPPSCA